In Agromyces sp. G08B096, a genomic segment contains:
- a CDS encoding ABC transporter permease: MTTVDHAIEHRTSRRPLRSLYAGNARAVMYRGWRATRSTNWVVMLSGLFEPIFYLLSLGVGLGALVGTVTADGREIPYAAFIAPALLAVAAMNGAIYDSTWNVFFKIRFAKLYEGMLATTLGPFDVALGEISLALLRGGLYATGFMLVMQVLGLTLSWWALLALPAVLLIAFGFASLGMAVTSYLKTFQQMDWINFVMLPMFLFSSTFYPLSVYPEPIQWVIQALPLWHGVELVRGLTTGAVGLGLLWHVAYYVVMVVAGMFFTTSRLRALFLD, translated from the coding sequence ATGACGACCGTCGACCACGCCATCGAGCACCGGACCTCCCGCCGGCCGCTCCGCTCCCTCTACGCGGGCAACGCGCGGGCCGTGATGTACCGCGGCTGGCGGGCGACGCGCTCGACCAACTGGGTCGTCATGCTCTCCGGGCTGTTCGAGCCGATCTTCTACCTGCTCTCGCTCGGCGTCGGACTCGGGGCGCTCGTCGGCACGGTGACGGCCGACGGCCGCGAGATCCCGTACGCCGCGTTCATCGCGCCGGCGCTGCTCGCGGTCGCGGCCATGAACGGCGCCATCTACGACTCGACGTGGAACGTGTTCTTCAAGATCCGGTTCGCGAAGCTCTACGAGGGCATGCTCGCGACGACCCTCGGCCCGTTCGACGTCGCGCTCGGCGAGATCTCGCTGGCACTCCTCCGTGGCGGGCTCTACGCCACGGGCTTCATGCTCGTGATGCAGGTGCTCGGGCTCACCCTCTCGTGGTGGGCGCTGCTCGCCCTGCCCGCCGTGCTCCTCATCGCCTTCGGGTTCGCGAGCCTCGGCATGGCGGTCACGAGCTACCTGAAGACGTTCCAGCAGATGGACTGGATCAACTTCGTGATGCTGCCCATGTTCCTGTTCTCCTCGACGTTCTACCCCCTCTCGGTGTACCCCGAGCCGATCCAGTGGGTCATCCAGGCGCTGCCGCTCTGGCACGGGGTCGAACTGGTCCGGGGCCTCACCACGGGTGCCGTCGGTCTCGGGCTGCTCTGGCACGTGGCGTACTACGTCGTCATGGTCGTCGCCGGCATGTTCTTCACCACCTCCCGGCTGCGGGCGCTGTTCCTCGACTGA